The proteins below are encoded in one region of Fibrella aestuarina BUZ 2:
- a CDS encoding SDR family oxidoreductase — translation MKHWLITGASRGFGKIWAEAALKRGDKVAATARNTDDIADLVSTYGDAVLPIQLDVTDRQANIDAVQQAHQAFGQLDILVSNAGYGHFGAIEEITEAEARQQLDTNLFGSLWLIQAALPIMREQGSGHIIQVSSVGGVAAFASLGMYHASKWGIEAICESLSQEVADFGIHVTLIEPGGFDTDWRGDSAKRSQPIAAYDPIREKRAQMMKNTTQGNPEATAAALMKVVDAEKPPLRIFFGSMPLKIVEPTYQKRLDTWREWNAVSEEAQG, via the coding sequence ATGAAACATTGGTTAATCACCGGTGCCTCGCGGGGCTTCGGTAAAATCTGGGCGGAAGCGGCCCTCAAACGCGGTGATAAAGTAGCGGCTACAGCCCGCAACACCGACGATATCGCTGACCTGGTAAGCACTTACGGCGACGCCGTTCTGCCTATTCAGCTGGACGTTACCGACCGGCAGGCCAACATCGACGCGGTACAGCAGGCGCATCAGGCCTTTGGCCAACTCGACATCCTGGTCAGCAACGCGGGCTATGGCCATTTTGGCGCGATCGAAGAAATCACCGAAGCCGAGGCCCGGCAGCAGCTTGACACCAACCTGTTTGGCTCGCTCTGGCTTATTCAGGCGGCCCTGCCCATCATGCGCGAGCAAGGCAGCGGGCACATCATCCAGGTATCGAGCGTAGGCGGGGTGGCGGCGTTTGCCTCACTCGGTATGTACCACGCGTCGAAATGGGGCATCGAAGCCATCTGCGAATCGCTGTCGCAGGAAGTGGCCGACTTTGGCATCCACGTAACGCTGATCGAGCCGGGCGGTTTCGACACCGACTGGCGGGGCGATTCGGCCAAACGCAGCCAGCCCATTGCCGCTTACGACCCCATTCGGGAGAAGCGGGCGCAGATGATGAAGAACACCACTCAGGGTAACCCCGAGGCTACTGCGGCGGCCCTGATGAAAGTTGTCGATGCCGAAAAGCCTCCCCTTCGGATTTTCTTCGGGTCGATGCCCCTCAAAATCGTGGAGCCAACGTACCAGAAACGCCTGGACACCTGGCGGGAATGGAACGCCGTTTCGGAAGAAGCGCAGGGATAA
- a CDS encoding 3-keto-disaccharide hydrolase, with the protein MRQLALLLTCVLVTGFCFGQARPKADQWIELFNGKDLTDWAVKITGHPLNDNYGNTFRVQDGKMTVNYDQYKAFDEQYGHIFYKKRPFSAYLLVVEYRFVGNQVAGGPGWATRNSGAMLHGQAPETMGLQQDFPMSLEMQLLGGDGQRERHTANLCTPGTNVVYQGKLFTPHCVDSRSKTYHSDQWVHAEALVLADSLVHHIVEGDTVLTYSKPQLGGGNVQGHDPALKKDGQPLREGYISLQSESHPVEFRRVAVFDLAPYMNKPAELAAVLRRLRTRK; encoded by the coding sequence ATGCGCCAATTAGCCCTGCTTCTCACCTGCGTTCTGGTCACCGGTTTTTGTTTCGGACAAGCCCGGCCCAAAGCCGACCAATGGATTGAACTCTTCAACGGAAAAGACCTTACCGACTGGGCTGTCAAGATTACGGGCCACCCGCTCAACGATAATTACGGCAACACCTTCCGGGTTCAGGACGGAAAAATGACGGTAAACTACGACCAGTACAAAGCGTTCGACGAGCAGTATGGCCATATCTTCTACAAGAAACGCCCGTTTTCGGCGTACCTGCTGGTGGTCGAATACCGGTTTGTGGGTAATCAGGTAGCGGGCGGGCCGGGCTGGGCCACGCGCAACAGCGGAGCCATGCTGCACGGGCAGGCCCCCGAAACGATGGGCCTTCAGCAGGACTTTCCGATGTCGCTGGAAATGCAGCTGCTGGGCGGCGACGGGCAACGCGAACGGCACACGGCCAACCTCTGCACGCCCGGCACCAACGTGGTGTATCAGGGCAAGCTTTTTACCCCGCACTGCGTCGATTCTCGCTCTAAAACCTACCACAGCGATCAGTGGGTGCATGCCGAAGCACTGGTGCTTGCCGACTCGCTGGTGCACCATATCGTGGAAGGCGATACCGTGCTGACCTACAGTAAACCGCAGCTTGGCGGCGGCAACGTACAAGGGCACGATCCTGCGCTGAAGAAAGACGGGCAGCCACTCCGTGAAGGTTACATTTCGCTGCAAAGCGAGAGCCACCCCGTCGAATTCCGACGTGTTGCCGTGTTTGATCTGGCTCCGTACATGAACAAACCAGCCGAACTCGCGGCTGTACTGCGGCGGCTACGTACCCGGAAATAG
- a CDS encoding helix-turn-helix transcriptional regulator has product MKYVSELYPRPALATSESLAWRGVRLEHHLSAAMELPAHVHEQHLLLLYQSESPMLVRQQQGSQFHQELFRPGTLGLYPGGEYGAVSWNKPADTIHLFIDNEHLETMARQSLDLAYLKLPFRFQFDDALLGQLGRQLLQAVGTQHALSLLYIESMTNTLCYHLIEHYASYERRPAHVPRLAPSVLSRIDTYLEAHADALITVEIMASLANLSAFHFARLFKQTTGMSPYQYVIGWKIRLACQRLRADEATMADISDALGFATPAHFSAAFKRVMGVTPRAFQRGRA; this is encoded by the coding sequence ATGAAATACGTGTCCGAACTGTATCCCCGCCCCGCGTTGGCAACCAGCGAAAGCCTGGCCTGGCGGGGCGTCAGGCTGGAGCATCATCTGTCGGCGGCGATGGAACTGCCCGCGCATGTTCACGAACAGCATCTGTTGCTGCTTTACCAGAGTGAGTCTCCGATGCTGGTGCGGCAACAGCAGGGCAGTCAGTTTCATCAGGAATTGTTTCGGCCAGGTACGTTGGGGCTGTATCCGGGTGGGGAATACGGCGCGGTTTCCTGGAACAAACCCGCCGACACAATTCATCTATTCATCGACAATGAGCATCTGGAAACGATGGCCCGGCAAAGCCTTGATCTGGCGTATCTGAAGCTGCCGTTCCGGTTTCAGTTCGACGATGCGTTGCTGGGCCAGCTAGGGCGGCAGTTGTTGCAGGCGGTGGGCACCCAACACGCGCTGAGCCTGCTGTACATCGAATCGATGACCAATACGCTCTGCTACCACCTGATCGAACACTACGCCAGCTACGAGCGGCGCCCTGCGCACGTACCCCGGCTGGCGCCATCGGTGCTGAGCCGGATCGACACGTACCTGGAAGCCCATGCCGACGCCCTGATCACGGTGGAAATTATGGCCAGCCTGGCTAACCTCAGCGCTTTCCATTTTGCCCGGCTCTTTAAGCAGACAACGGGTATGTCGCCGTACCAGTACGTAATTGGCTGGAAAATCAGGCTGGCCTGTCAGCGGTTGCGGGCCGATGAGGCAACCATGGCCGATATCAGCGACGCGCTGGGTTTTGCCACGCCCGCTCATTTCTCGGCGGCGTTCAAGCGGGTTATGGGCGTAACGCCACGGGCCTTCCAGCGTGGCAGGGCGTAA
- a CDS encoding acyltransferase family protein: MPPLQTEFPAGRLLSVDAYRGFVMLLMMGEVLHFDHLHEAFPGSGFWALLAYHQSHVDWSGCSLHDLIQPSFSFLVGVALPYSIASRQLKGQSAGVQFGHALRRSLILILLGIFLRSTHASQTYFTFEDTLTQIGLGYPVLFLLGYVRPRWQWVALGVILVGYWLLFVGYPAPGPAFAYPAVSVPADWPHHYTGLMAHFNKNSNVAWAFDTWFLNLFPREKPFLFNGGGYATLSFIPTLGTMLLGLIAGQWLRLNLSPTDLLRRLVLAGFVGLAAGTLFELLGICPVVKRIWTPAWVLFSGGWCFWLLAFFYGVVDVGQKQRWAFPLVVIGMNSIAIYCLVHLIEGFIINSFYTHLGHRPFQVVGAAYEPLLVGLTTLLVYWLLLLWMYRRKLFIRI; encoded by the coding sequence ATGCCCCCCCTTCAGACCGAATTCCCGGCGGGTCGTTTGCTGTCCGTCGATGCCTATCGGGGCTTTGTCATGCTCCTGATGATGGGCGAAGTGTTGCATTTCGACCACCTGCACGAGGCCTTCCCCGGCAGCGGCTTCTGGGCCTTGCTGGCTTATCACCAAAGCCACGTCGACTGGTCGGGTTGTTCGCTGCACGATCTTATTCAGCCTTCGTTTTCGTTTCTGGTGGGTGTGGCGCTGCCCTACTCCATCGCCAGCCGGCAGCTGAAAGGGCAGTCGGCAGGAGTTCAGTTTGGCCATGCACTCCGGCGGTCGCTCATCCTGATCCTGTTGGGCATTTTCCTGCGCTCTACCCACGCCTCGCAGACGTATTTTACGTTCGAAGACACCCTTACGCAGATTGGGCTGGGTTATCCCGTTCTGTTTCTGCTGGGGTACGTTCGGCCACGGTGGCAGTGGGTCGCGCTGGGCGTGATTTTAGTTGGCTATTGGCTGCTGTTTGTTGGCTACCCGGCGCCCGGTCCGGCTTTTGCGTACCCCGCCGTGAGCGTACCCGCCGACTGGCCTCATCACTATACTGGGTTGATGGCCCATTTCAACAAAAACAGCAACGTAGCCTGGGCCTTCGACACCTGGTTTCTGAACTTGTTTCCGCGCGAAAAGCCGTTTCTGTTCAACGGCGGCGGCTACGCAACCCTGAGCTTCATCCCGACGCTGGGCACCATGCTGCTCGGTCTGATAGCCGGTCAGTGGCTACGGCTGAACCTCTCCCCGACCGATTTACTCCGCCGACTCGTACTGGCGGGATTCGTCGGGCTGGCGGCAGGTACGTTGTTCGAGCTACTGGGTATCTGCCCCGTCGTCAAACGCATCTGGACTCCGGCCTGGGTGCTGTTCAGCGGGGGGTGGTGCTTTTGGCTACTGGCATTTTTCTACGGCGTCGTCGATGTGGGGCAAAAGCAGCGCTGGGCCTTTCCACTCGTGGTCATTGGCATGAACTCGATTGCCATTTATTGCCTCGTGCACCTGATCGAAGGTTTTATCATCAACTCCTTCTACACTCATCTGGGGCACCGCCCTTTTCAGGTAGTCGGCGCGGCCTACGAACCCCTGCTGGTTGGCCTTACGACCCTGCTGGTTTACTGGCTGTTGCTGCTGTGGATGTACCGTCGGAAGCTATTTATTCGCATCTGA
- a CDS encoding group II truncated hemoglobin yields MDTQSIPTLYDWAGGNEKLEQLTTLFYSKVHQDALLEPVFRHMSPEHAQHVAHFIGEVFGGPTRYTHNDHGSHASMVAHHIGKHLTEGMRKRWMHLLLESADELGLPSDPEFRSALVGYLEWGSRIAVLNSTATENPIQPNEPMPRWGWGVPGGPYQP; encoded by the coding sequence ATGGACACGCAATCAATTCCAACGTTATATGACTGGGCGGGCGGCAACGAAAAGCTGGAACAGCTGACCACACTTTTCTACAGCAAGGTGCATCAGGATGCGTTGCTGGAGCCGGTTTTTCGGCATATGTCGCCCGAACACGCCCAGCACGTCGCCCATTTTATCGGTGAGGTTTTTGGCGGGCCAACGCGCTATACCCATAACGACCACGGTAGCCACGCCAGCATGGTCGCCCATCATATTGGCAAGCACCTCACCGAAGGCATGCGCAAGCGCTGGATGCATCTCCTGCTCGAGAGCGCCGATGAACTGGGCTTACCCAGCGACCCCGAGTTTCGGTCGGCGCTGGTTGGTTACCTGGAGTGGGGCAGCCGGATTGCCGTGCTCAACTCGACAGCTACCGAAAACCCCATCCAGCCAAACGAACCAATGCCTCGCTGGGGATGGGGCGTTCCGGGCGGGCCATATCAACCCTAG
- a CDS encoding MmcQ/YjbR family DNA-binding protein — protein sequence MVELETCHQLACSLPEVTEKPHFDKLSFRVGGKVMATLNRNENRICVKLSDMDQDLFCTFDRTVIYPVPNKWGKQGWTLINLQHVAEETLLDALRAAYRHVAPKKLAALLPAPDDNL from the coding sequence ATGGTCGAACTGGAAACATGTCATCAATTGGCCTGCTCACTTCCCGAGGTTACTGAAAAGCCCCATTTCGATAAGCTGTCGTTTCGGGTGGGCGGGAAAGTGATGGCGACGCTAAACCGCAACGAGAACCGGATCTGTGTCAAGCTGTCGGACATGGATCAGGACCTGTTCTGCACCTTCGATCGGACCGTTATCTACCCCGTACCCAATAAATGGGGCAAACAGGGGTGGACCCTCATCAACCTGCAACACGTAGCCGAAGAGACTTTGCTGGATGCGCTGCGAGCCGCTTACCGGCACGTAGCGCCCAAAAAGCTGGCGGCGCTGTTGCCCGCGCCGGACGACAACCTGTAG
- a CDS encoding tetratricopeptide repeat protein, with the protein MSSRSFHHLFQFVCWLAVTWAGCGSVWGQSGRSRQPDSTFRQLKAALNRAVEQQDLPAENTLRQQIGLLFYHQGNYTQAIDYLLQAQKGYRAVGAGDDLANNLNELGTVYYYNRQSALARKQFDEALTIYRRTGNRSGIARTYGHIGHLFEKEQNLAQAFAYQKRALAQYQTTQDEAGLGKIYENIGSIFEDQARYDSARYYYQHALLLSQKSGRTVDQLEIINNLGDLYRKTGQYDSALTYYRQVVATAQRTQETYQLNGAYRDLGKTYQLLNRHDSAYAYFERSHDLTDELYAVGNNQQIALLQTLFDVEQKDNEIARLSTEKRINTILSLTAGLVLLLLGGLAAVIISRQRLKIRNERALNEQNRQIFDTQRALMEAEMTNQQLAEENLRYQLALQGKELSSHTLHLIQKNQVLEELKNDLTTLLNDDKRDQRKQLKQLVQKIGQSFSTDKNWDDFRATFDQVHPHFFTELTRQFPELTPTDLRLIALLKMNLPSGEMATMLGISPDSLRVARYRLRKKLGLAEGESLTTYLLRYAAQPTGSPAASS; encoded by the coding sequence ATGTCTTCCCGATCGTTTCACCACCTGTTTCAGTTCGTTTGCTGGCTGGCTGTCACTTGGGCTGGTTGCGGCTCTGTTTGGGGGCAATCAGGGCGTTCCCGCCAACCCGACTCGACGTTCAGGCAACTAAAAGCAGCTCTGAACCGGGCCGTCGAGCAGCAGGATCTGCCCGCTGAAAACACCCTTCGGCAGCAAATCGGCCTCCTTTTTTACCATCAGGGCAATTATACCCAGGCGATTGATTACCTGCTTCAGGCCCAAAAGGGCTACCGGGCCGTGGGCGCCGGTGATGACCTAGCCAACAACCTGAACGAGCTGGGAACGGTCTACTATTACAATCGGCAGAGCGCCCTTGCCCGAAAGCAGTTTGACGAGGCACTGACCATTTACCGCCGCACGGGCAACCGGTCGGGCATTGCCCGGACGTATGGCCACATCGGCCACCTGTTCGAGAAAGAGCAGAACCTTGCGCAGGCATTTGCCTATCAGAAACGCGCCCTCGCCCAGTACCAAACTACGCAGGACGAAGCCGGGCTGGGCAAAATCTACGAGAACATCGGGAGCATTTTTGAGGATCAGGCCCGCTACGACTCCGCGCGGTACTATTACCAACACGCCCTATTGTTGAGCCAGAAAAGTGGCCGCACAGTCGATCAGCTCGAAATCATCAACAACCTCGGCGACCTCTACCGTAAAACAGGCCAATATGACTCGGCACTGACCTACTACCGGCAGGTGGTGGCTACCGCCCAACGGACGCAGGAGACTTACCAGCTCAACGGCGCCTACCGCGATTTGGGCAAAACCTATCAGCTCCTAAACCGCCACGACAGCGCCTACGCTTATTTTGAGCGGAGCCACGACCTCACCGACGAGTTGTATGCGGTGGGCAACAACCAGCAGATTGCCCTGTTGCAGACCCTCTTCGACGTTGAGCAGAAAGACAACGAGATTGCCCGGCTCAGCACCGAAAAGCGAATCAACACGATTTTGTCGCTAACCGCCGGGCTGGTCTTGCTCCTGTTGGGTGGCCTGGCGGCGGTCATTATCAGTCGGCAGCGGCTCAAGATTCGGAATGAACGCGCGCTGAACGAACAAAACCGGCAGATCTTCGACACCCAGCGCGCCCTGATGGAGGCCGAAATGACCAACCAACAGCTGGCCGAAGAGAACCTTCGCTACCAACTCGCCCTGCAAGGCAAAGAGCTGTCTTCACATACCCTCCACCTGATCCAGAAAAATCAGGTGCTTGAAGAACTCAAAAACGACCTGACGACCCTCCTCAACGACGACAAGCGAGACCAGCGGAAACAACTGAAACAACTGGTCCAGAAGATTGGGCAGAGTTTCAGCACCGACAAGAACTGGGACGACTTCCGGGCGACGTTCGATCAGGTTCACCCTCATTTCTTCACCGAACTGACCCGCCAGTTTCCCGAGTTGACGCCAACCGACCTTCGCCTCATTGCCCTGCTCAAGATGAACCTACCCTCGGGCGAGATGGCTACCATGCTGGGCATCTCGCCCGACAGCCTGCGTGTAGCCCGGTATCGGCTCCGCAAAAAGTTAGGGCTCGCCGAAGGTGAATCGCTCACCACGTACCTGCTCCGGTATGCGGCCCAGCCCACCGGCTCTCCGGCGGCTTCATCCTGA
- a CDS encoding SDR family oxidoreductase: MNLSNNKILITGGASGIGLGLTERFIQENNAVIICGRREAALADVAARFPSVITRVCDLARADDRQALYDWVRAEHADLNVLVNNAGIQQWMSVTDDAFYERAKDEIAVNIEAPLHLTALFANLPALKTVMNVTSGLAFVPLTKVPVYSATKAFFHSFTLSLRYLLAPKGIDVIELIPPALNTDLGGKGLHDQAPPVSGFIDAVFEQLTQGKTELTYGFSEAMANATPDGLRAAFDRMNPPA, encoded by the coding sequence ATGAATCTGTCGAATAACAAAATCCTGATTACGGGCGGCGCGTCGGGCATCGGCCTGGGCCTGACCGAACGGTTCATTCAGGAAAACAACGCGGTCATTATCTGTGGTCGCCGCGAAGCCGCGCTGGCCGACGTCGCGGCCCGGTTTCCGTCGGTGATCACGCGGGTGTGTGATCTGGCGCGGGCCGACGACCGGCAGGCGCTCTACGACTGGGTACGTGCCGAACATGCCGACCTGAACGTGCTGGTGAACAACGCGGGGATCCAGCAGTGGATGTCGGTTACCGACGACGCGTTTTATGAGCGGGCGAAAGACGAAATCGCGGTGAATATCGAAGCGCCGCTACACCTGACGGCGCTGTTTGCCAACCTGCCAGCCCTGAAGACCGTGATGAACGTGACGTCAGGGCTGGCTTTTGTGCCGCTGACGAAGGTGCCGGTTTATTCGGCAACGAAGGCGTTTTTTCACTCGTTTACCCTGTCATTGCGGTACCTACTGGCGCCCAAAGGCATCGACGTGATCGAACTGATCCCGCCCGCACTGAATACCGATCTGGGTGGGAAAGGCCTGCACGATCAGGCGCCGCCCGTAAGTGGGTTTATCGACGCCGTATTCGAGCAGTTGACACAAGGCAAAACCGAGTTGACCTACGGCTTTAGCGAGGCAATGGCCAACGCTACCCCCGATGGTCTGCGCGCGGCCTTCGACCGGATGAATCCGCCCGCCTGA
- a CDS encoding LolA family protein, whose protein sequence is MAQKDKRAEAILDAMSARYKALNSYQATFSYAAGSEAYKGDISVKGRMFRLKTAGQEVFTDGKVMSTYVKEANEVNVQDYDASASGDFNPTKIYSMYKKGFNYTYLREQKVGGRTVDVVELKPEKKNTQITSVQISVDRADKSVRSWLLTDKSGKKTSYTISKFVPNPNLPDSYFVFDKSKYPGVEVVDLR, encoded by the coding sequence ATGGCTCAGAAAGATAAACGGGCCGAAGCTATTCTAGATGCTATGAGTGCCCGGTACAAAGCCCTGAATAGTTACCAGGCTACGTTTAGTTACGCGGCAGGTAGCGAAGCCTATAAAGGAGACATTTCGGTGAAAGGGCGCATGTTCCGGCTTAAGACGGCGGGGCAGGAAGTGTTTACCGACGGCAAAGTCATGTCGACCTACGTGAAAGAAGCCAACGAAGTCAATGTGCAGGACTACGACGCCAGCGCATCCGGTGATTTCAACCCGACCAAGATTTATTCGATGTACAAAAAAGGGTTCAACTACACATACCTGCGCGAGCAGAAAGTGGGGGGCCGCACCGTGGATGTGGTCGAACTGAAACCCGAGAAAAAGAACACGCAGATCACCTCCGTGCAGATCAGTGTCGACCGCGCCGACAAATCGGTGCGCAGTTGGCTGCTTACCGACAAGAGCGGCAAGAAAACGAGCTATACCATCAGCAAGTTTGTGCCAAACCCCAACTTGCCCGATAGCTACTTTGTGTTCGACAAAAGCAAATATCCGGGTGTAGAAGTGGTGGATTTGCGGTAG
- a CDS encoding NmrA family NAD(P)-binding protein, which produces MATTILLAGATGNLGGRIVRELRKRGADVRALVRPSSDPQKVEELKQQGVQIAEADPSDLAQLTKACEGVDCVVSSLQGLHDVIVDTQLRLVDAAVAAGVPRFIASDFSSDFTKQPDGENRNFDLRRDFMRQVDTKAIATTSILNGAFADLLLYGMPLLDVKKKQIGYWENPDWRIDFTTMDSTAAYTAAAALDESTPRILRIADFQVSPNELAAITKAAMGEAFDLVRMGSLDELAAYNKRERAAHPEGEQEVFPRWQQSQYMQSMFSVQHESLDNDRYAGIAWVSPQALLAQRRQ; this is translated from the coding sequence ATGGCAACGACAATTTTATTGGCCGGGGCAACCGGTAATCTGGGCGGACGAATCGTTCGGGAACTGCGCAAACGGGGTGCCGACGTGCGGGCGCTGGTCCGGCCGAGTTCTGACCCCCAAAAAGTAGAGGAACTGAAACAGCAGGGCGTGCAGATCGCCGAAGCTGACCCATCGGATCTGGCGCAGTTAACGAAGGCCTGCGAAGGCGTCGATTGCGTGGTATCGTCGCTACAGGGGCTGCACGACGTGATCGTGGATACGCAGTTGCGGCTGGTCGATGCGGCGGTGGCGGCGGGTGTACCTCGGTTTATCGCTTCCGATTTTTCGAGCGATTTTACCAAACAGCCTGATGGCGAAAACCGCAACTTCGACCTTCGGCGCGACTTCATGCGGCAAGTCGACACGAAGGCCATTGCCACCACCTCGATTCTGAACGGCGCGTTTGCCGACCTGCTGCTTTATGGCATGCCGCTGCTCGATGTCAAGAAAAAGCAGATTGGCTACTGGGAAAACCCCGACTGGCGCATCGACTTCACAACGATGGACAGCACCGCCGCCTATACCGCTGCCGCCGCCCTCGACGAGTCGACGCCCCGTATACTGCGCATTGCTGATTTTCAGGTCAGCCCCAACGAACTGGCGGCTATCACGAAAGCGGCGATGGGCGAAGCATTTGACCTGGTGCGTATGGGCTCGCTGGATGAACTGGCGGCTTATAACAAACGGGAGCGGGCTGCCCACCCCGAAGGCGAGCAGGAAGTGTTTCCGCGCTGGCAACAAAGTCAGTATATGCAAAGCATGTTCAGTGTGCAGCACGAGTCGCTCGACAACGACCGGTACGCGGGCATTGCCTGGGTTAGCCCGCAGGCGCTGCTGGCACAGCGTCGGCAGTAA